From a single Triplophysa rosa linkage group LG1, Trosa_1v2, whole genome shotgun sequence genomic region:
- the rasl11a gene encoding ras-like protein family member 11A-like — protein sequence MRLIEQPRTMSSGSSNFLLVPIPEYPALDCVPNKQVKIVVLGANNVGKTALIVRFLTKRFIGDYEANTGALYSRKINLDGEQVSLQVQDTPCVSLQDDAEGLYCQEQINRSIYWADGYVLVFSITDLNSYRTIQPLYQHVRRIHPSGNIPVIIVGNKCDLLRARQVPAHEGKALADELGGPYFEASASENHESVQDAFLHLCQEVSRALGGGNGEKRKGGLHLARPKSPNMQELKRRFRQVLSSRVKSTTAL from the exons ATGCGTCTTATCGAGCAACCAAGAACAATGAGCAGTGGTTCTAGCAACTTTCTGCTAGTCCCTATACCGGAGTACCCTGCACTGGACTGCGTACCAAATAAACAAGTTAAAATAGTCGTTCTTGGTGCAAACAATGTTGGAAAAACGG CTCTGATTGTAAGATTTCTTACAAAGAGATTCATAGGAGACTATGAAGCCAACACAG GTGCCTTGTATTCAAGGAAGATTAATTTGGATGGGGAGCAAGTTTCCTTACAAGTGCAGGACACTCCGTGTGTCTCACTGCAG GATGATGCAGAGGGTCTGTATTGTCAGGAGCAGATCAACCGCTCTATTTACTGGGCCGATGGTTATGTGCTCGTCTTCTCCATCACTGACCTCAACAGCTACCGCACCATCCAGCCGTTATACCAACACGTGCGTCGTATCCACCCCAGTGGCAACATCCCTGTCATCATTGTGGGAAACAAATGCGACCTGCTGCGTGCTCGACAGGTCCCGGCTCACGAGGGTAAGGCGCTGGCTGATGAATTGGGAGGACCCTACTTCGAGGCTTCGGCCAGCGAGAACCACGAGAGCGTTCAAGATGCTTTTCTGCACCTGTGTCAGGAGGTGAGCCGGGCGCTGGGAGGAGGAAATGGGGAGAAGAGAAAAGGAGGATTACACCTTGCCAGGCCAAAGAGCCCAAACATGCAAGAGTTAAAGAGAAGATTTCGTCAAGTGCTGTCTTCCAGGGTGAAGTCGACTACTGCACTATGA